In a single window of the Bacillus mycoides genome:
- a CDS encoding DUF3885 domain-containing protein, whose product MQFKEYMNQTFPGVTLVPSIYFQWENHLHFDFGKDKYQFKEDGNTYNMEYFTQLYRYNKSLFKDIFSKEDTVFLVTNVYRFKQENIKNAQKINVYNRFIKKRDLKFHIRQETFPFLFEDEEADLYCTYQFSLKCLAEDIKYEPLIQAANHEDFPDLRPRLGRKKEISHPDVFFINVTKDIIMFIYDDRGCEVIAKNKEKIRDLYEKYKEWIPEYERESIDDLFT is encoded by the coding sequence ATGCAATTTAAAGAATATATGAATCAAACATTCCCAGGAGTTACGTTAGTACCGTCCATATACTTTCAGTGGGAAAATCATCTTCATTTTGATTTTGGGAAAGATAAATATCAATTCAAAGAAGATGGTAACACGTATAATATGGAATATTTTACACAACTATATAGGTATAATAAAAGTCTATTTAAAGATATATTTTCAAAAGAAGATACCGTCTTTTTAGTCACAAATGTTTATCGATTTAAACAGGAAAATATAAAAAATGCGCAGAAAATAAATGTATACAATAGGTTTATTAAAAAGAGGGATTTAAAGTTTCATATAAGACAAGAAACATTCCCTTTTCTATTTGAGGATGAAGAAGCTGACTTATATTGTACATATCAATTTTCTTTAAAATGTCTTGCTGAAGATATTAAATATGAACCGCTTATTCAAGCAGCTAATCATGAAGATTTCCCTGACCTACGTCCACGTCTAGGGCGAAAAAAAGAAATTTCACATCCAGATGTATTTTTTATAAATGTAACAAAGGATATTATCATGTTTATTTATGATGATAGAGGATGTGAAGTAATTGCGAAGAATAAAGAAAAGATACGGGATTTATATGAGAAGTATAAAGAGTGGATACCAGAATATGAACGAGAGAGTATAGATGACTTATTTACATGA
- a CDS encoding sensor histidine kinase has protein sequence MRNEAFDILKDIPKWKLIFWLLLAITLTPITELIIFRLVTSVIESSLTLSELGKEFIRIFGHEKYIGLKESLWMMIVSYLFLFSIFSSYLYIFYRHERKVYYETCIKKMIEEIRYIASGNFNHKVSIVHHNYLEELATGVNQIIEQLKVSIDEERQAEQAKSELITNVSHDLRTPLTSIVGYVNLIHHDNYRDEVELRYYIQVIYDKVTRLNALMNDLFEYTRVQNKELSLYSAPIDIVELLGQLTVQFRIQLQEANIECRPSFPSQKLMVLADGDKLVRVFENLIINAITYGNDGDHIDITAYESNNMITIDITNYGQPIPSTDLPHIFERFYRVEKSRSTNTGGSGLGLAIAKSIVELHKGTIEVYSDDKKTTFTVKLLPYKA, from the coding sequence TTGAGAAATGAAGCATTTGATATATTAAAAGATATACCAAAGTGGAAGCTTATTTTTTGGCTTTTATTAGCTATCACTCTTACACCAATTACCGAATTAATTATATTTCGCCTCGTAACGAGTGTAATTGAGAGTTCACTTACTCTAAGCGAACTAGGAAAAGAATTCATTAGAATTTTTGGCCATGAAAAATATATTGGATTAAAAGAGTCTTTATGGATGATGATTGTATCTTATTTGTTTTTATTTTCTATTTTCTCATCCTATTTATACATTTTTTATCGTCATGAAAGAAAGGTTTACTATGAAACTTGTATAAAAAAAATGATTGAAGAGATTCGGTATATTGCAAGTGGAAACTTTAATCATAAAGTTTCCATCGTACACCATAATTATTTAGAAGAACTGGCAACTGGGGTCAATCAAATTATTGAGCAATTAAAAGTTTCGATTGATGAAGAAAGACAGGCAGAACAAGCAAAAAGCGAACTTATTACAAATGTATCACATGACTTACGAACCCCTCTTACATCTATAGTTGGATACGTAAATTTAATCCATCATGATAATTATAGAGATGAAGTAGAATTACGATACTATATTCAAGTCATTTACGATAAAGTAACTCGTCTTAATGCATTAATGAATGACTTGTTTGAATATACACGCGTTCAAAATAAAGAGTTAAGTTTATATTCTGCTCCCATTGATATTGTAGAATTGCTTGGACAATTAACTGTCCAATTTCGGATACAGCTTCAAGAAGCTAATATTGAATGTCGCCCTTCTTTCCCATCTCAAAAGCTAATGGTACTAGCTGATGGGGATAAATTAGTACGTGTGTTTGAAAATCTAATCATAAACGCTATTACTTATGGAAATGATGGAGATCATATTGATATTACCGCTTACGAAAGCAATAACATGATTACAATTGATATAACAAATTACGGACAACCTATCCCTAGTACTGATTTACCTCATATTTTTGAACGTTTTTATCGTGTTGAAAAATCACGTTCAACAAACACTGGTGGATCTGGGCTCGGATTAGCAATTGCAAAAAGTATTGTTGAATTGCATAAAGGAACAATTGAAGTATATAGCGATGATAAAAAAACAACTTTCACTGTAAAATTACTCCCTTATAAAGCTTAA
- a CDS encoding D-alanyl-D-alanine carboxypeptidase family protein has product MQFLKKITVLLLSFLITALIVLYFYLYVNGPIIQAKSAILIDTNSGEIVYKKNEETPIQSATLSKLMTEYIALEQLNEGKIQLDELVKISNEVFRAETSPIQVTSKDKTTVRDLLHALFLTGNNRSALALAEHIAGNEDNFTLLMNDKAKQLKLSQPSPFLNATGINNDTNKQSTTTSIDVAKLATQLVKDFPDVLNVTKLTSYQFTFKDSKVFNTNKMIYSLNKNIKLQGVDGLQTSFSTNGNYSFVSTATRGDTRLISVILDAGDENSTFIETKKLLQYGFDPSSYSALQAFKDAVTSWTILFQFKNLIIQMIMIFFIITILMFLYIRQKKAEDFN; this is encoded by the coding sequence ATGCAATTCTTAAAAAAAATAACAGTTTTATTATTATCTTTTCTTATTACTGCACTTATCGTTTTATATTTTTATCTTTATGTAAATGGTCCAATTATTCAAGCTAAATCAGCTATTTTAATAGATACTAATTCTGGTGAGATTGTTTATAAAAAAAATGAAGAAACTCCTATACAATCAGCTACTTTATCTAAATTAATGACAGAGTATATCGCACTGGAACAACTGAATGAAGGAAAAATACAGTTAGATGAATTAGTAAAAATAAGTAACGAAGTTTTCCGAGCAGAAACGAGTCCTATACAAGTAACTTCGAAAGATAAAACGACGGTTCGTGATTTACTTCATGCATTGTTTTTGACAGGGAATAATCGTTCCGCACTTGCCCTTGCAGAACACATTGCTGGAAACGAAGATAACTTTACACTTTTAATGAATGACAAAGCAAAACAACTAAAGTTATCACAACCATCCCCGTTTCTAAATGCTACTGGAATTAATAACGATACGAATAAACAATCAACTACAACATCGATAGACGTCGCTAAACTAGCAACACAATTAGTAAAAGACTTTCCAGATGTATTGAATGTTACGAAACTAACCTCTTACCAATTTACCTTCAAAGATTCAAAAGTTTTCAATACAAATAAAATGATATATTCCCTTAATAAAAACATTAAACTCCAAGGTGTTGACGGCTTACAAACTAGTTTTTCAACTAATGGTAATTATAGTTTTGTCAGTACAGCCACACGAGGAGATACTAGACTTATTTCAGTAATATTAGACGCCGGTGATGAAAACAGTACTTTTATTGAAACAAAAAAGTTACTTCAGTACGGTTTTGATCCTTCCTCGTACTCTGCACTCCAAGCTTTTAAAGATGCTGTTACATCTTGGACAATATTGTTTCAGTTTAAAAATTTAATCATACAAATGATTATGATCTTTTTCATCATTACAATCTTAATGTTTTTATATATACGTCAAAAAAAAGCCGAGGATTTTAATTAA
- a CDS encoding response regulator transcription factor, producing MNKNILIIDDDKDIVELLAVYLRNEGYNIYKAYDGDEALQMICTYEVDLMLLDIMMPKRNGLEVCQEVRENNTVPILMLSAKAEDMDKILGLMTGADDYMIKPFNPLELVARVKALLRRSSFQNATSQKNEDGIIRIRSVEIHKHNHTVKVNGEYIKLTSIEFDILYLLASNTGRVFSSEEIFERVWNEDGYGSNKTVMVHISNLRDKLETVMNGEKLIHTVWGVGYKIEK from the coding sequence ATGAATAAAAACATATTAATTATTGATGATGATAAAGATATTGTAGAATTACTGGCTGTTTATTTACGAAATGAAGGCTATAACATTTATAAAGCTTATGATGGTGATGAAGCATTACAAATGATATGTACATATGAAGTTGACCTTATGCTTTTAGATATTATGATGCCAAAACGAAACGGATTGGAAGTTTGTCAAGAAGTGCGTGAAAATAATACTGTACCTATCCTTATGCTTAGTGCAAAGGCTGAAGATATGGATAAAATTTTAGGACTTATGACCGGCGCAGATGATTATATGATTAAACCGTTTAATCCACTAGAATTAGTGGCTAGAGTGAAGGCTTTATTACGAAGATCCTCTTTCCAAAATGCTACTTCCCAAAAGAATGAAGATGGTATTATTCGTATTCGTTCTGTTGAAATACATAAACATAATCATACTGTTAAAGTAAATGGAGAATATATTAAACTCACCTCTATCGAATTTGATATTTTATATTTACTAGCGAGTAATACTGGAAGAGTATTTAGCTCTGAAGAGATATTCGAACGAGTTTGGAATGAAGACGGTTATGGTTCTAATAAAACGGTAATGGTCCATATTAGTAATTTACGCGATAAACTTGAAACCGTAATGAATGGTGAAAAACTAATTCATACGGTTTGGGGAGTAGGATATAAAATTGAGAAATGA
- a CDS encoding GNAT family N-acetyltransferase — MIKLKQFTRSDFKQLINWINSEEFLIQWSGNAFTYPLNEQQLEKYTECANTLAFKIMDEETKAVIGHISLGQIDNINKSARIGKVLVGNTKMRGRSIGKHMMKAVLCIAFDELKLHRVTLGVYDFNKSAISCYEKIGFVKEGLLRESKRVGETYWNLWEMSMLEYEWNNK, encoded by the coding sequence GTGATCAAGCTGAAACAATTTACAAGATCTGATTTCAAACAATTAATAAATTGGATTAATTCCGAAGAATTTTTAATACAATGGTCGGGAAATGCATTCACATATCCTTTAAATGAACAGCAATTAGAGAAATATACAGAATGTGCAAACACACTGGCATTCAAAATAATGGATGAAGAGACTAAAGCAGTTATTGGTCATATTTCTCTTGGACAAATAGATAATATAAATAAGTCTGCTAGAATTGGAAAAGTGCTAGTTGGTAATACGAAAATGAGAGGGCGTTCTATAGGGAAACATATGATGAAAGCCGTACTTTGTATTGCTTTTGATGAATTAAAACTACATAGAGTAACTCTTGGTGTTTATGACTTTAATAAGTCAGCTATTTCTTGTTACGAAAAAATAGGTTTTGTAAAAGAAGGTTTATTAAGAGAGTCAAAAAGAGTAGGAGAAACGTATTGGAATTTATGGGAAATGAGTATGTTAGAATATGAATGGAACAATAAATAA
- the mtnN gene encoding 5'-methylthioadenosine/S-adenosylhomocysteine nucleosidase, which yields MKRIAIVSAWEPELTYLHQHYPSERVEKIAAWEFHFHSINELEVISVVTGVGKVSCASCVQLLISEFQPDQLFMTGICGSLSDKVKNGHIVVALNTLQHDVTAAGSGEDSFNLYDGRTAPIETTKSLVKRMKKLRSYDPVHFGTFLSGDQRIRSSEMRYLLHTVYGALAVDQEVAAFAYVCRVNNKPFLCLKAASDQANDKTKEEQKVFKMLACERACEHLITFLRVYEITVVNNR from the coding sequence ATGAAAAGGATCGCAATTGTATCTGCATGGGAACCAGAGCTTACGTATTTGCATCAACATTATCCAAGTGAGCGTGTAGAAAAAATAGCAGCTTGGGAATTTCATTTTCATTCTATTAATGAATTAGAAGTTATTTCAGTTGTAACTGGTGTCGGTAAAGTAAGTTGTGCTAGTTGTGTACAACTATTAATAAGTGAATTCCAGCCAGACCAGTTATTTATGACAGGGATTTGCGGGAGTTTATCAGATAAGGTGAAAAATGGACACATCGTTGTAGCTCTTAATACTTTGCAGCATGATGTTACAGCGGCTGGTTCAGGAGAAGATAGTTTTAATCTATATGATGGTAGAACAGCACCTATTGAAACAACTAAATCACTCGTAAAACGAATGAAGAAATTGCGTTCGTATGACCCGGTCCATTTTGGTACATTTCTATCTGGAGATCAACGTATTCGAAGTTCAGAAATGAGGTATTTACTTCATACTGTATACGGTGCTTTAGCCGTTGATCAAGAAGTGGCAGCATTTGCTTATGTATGTCGTGTAAATAACAAACCATTTCTATGTTTAAAAGCTGCCTCAGATCAAGCGAATGACAAAACGAAAGAAGAACAAAAGGTTTTTAAAATGTTAGCATGTGAACGAGCGTGTGAGCATTTAATTACTTTTTTACGTGTTTATGAGATTACTGTAGTTAACAATAGATAA
- the yqeK gene encoding bis(5'-nucleosyl)-tetraphosphatase (symmetrical) YqeK, giving the protein MLYNDIYSFTPTGKIENDIKAFLLKYNKEFTYKHSIRVANEARKIAGIFYEDEEKAAIAGCLHDISAIFPNEERIAVAEEFGIEILQEEREFPMIIHQKLSSVIAKEIFKIEDEEVLNAISCHTTLHKHATKMDLVLFIADKLEWDQIGTPSYLIEVKKGLEKSLEHAAFVYISYLWERKYTLKVIHPWLEEAYWYLKEIVE; this is encoded by the coding sequence ATGTTATATAATGATATATATTCATTTACTCCAACTGGAAAAATAGAAAATGATATTAAAGCTTTTCTATTAAAATACAATAAAGAATTTACATATAAACATTCAATTCGTGTGGCAAATGAGGCGAGAAAAATTGCGGGAATATTTTATGAAGATGAAGAAAAAGCAGCGATTGCAGGGTGTTTACATGATATTAGTGCAATCTTTCCGAATGAGGAGCGGATTGCAGTTGCTGAAGAATTTGGCATAGAAATATTACAAGAAGAACGAGAGTTTCCAATGATTATTCATCAAAAATTATCGAGTGTAATTGCAAAAGAGATATTCAAAATAGAGGATGAAGAAGTTTTAAATGCAATCAGTTGCCACACTACGTTGCATAAACATGCAACGAAGATGGATTTAGTATTATTTATTGCTGATAAATTAGAATGGGATCAAATAGGGACACCGTCATATTTAATTGAGGTAAAAAAAGGATTGGAAAAATCTTTGGAACATGCTGCTTTTGTATATATTTCATATTTGTGGGAAAGAAAATATACATTAAAAGTCATACACCCGTGGTTAGAAGAAGCATATTGGTATTTAAAAGAAATTGTAGAGTAG
- a CDS encoding GNAT family N-acetyltransferase, whose amino-acid sequence MIQYKRCSEVSIDLVYKAFKDGFSDYIIKLEVSKEDFIKRFFGPEGNSLEHSFLALDGDECIGVILGGIKVYESIKTMRCGTLAVHPEFRGIGVSQKLFGLHKEEATQNKCKQLFLEVIVGNDRAIHFYNKLGYEKVYDLSYYNLNDLTKIMNKGNKNIEVKQLEFPTFKVEIQKWLNFHINWQNDINYIEKTNHTFYGAYFDNDLKGTVCINEQGKISFIFIDKDYRNIGVGTKLLQVASEELKLSSLSIGFPNNNLLEGFLKKSGFEKNSLAQYEMYLLL is encoded by the coding sequence ATGATTCAATACAAAAGATGTAGTGAAGTAAGTATAGATTTAGTGTATAAAGCTTTTAAGGATGGATTTTCAGATTACATCATTAAACTGGAAGTTTCAAAAGAAGATTTTATAAAAAGATTTTTTGGGCCAGAAGGGAATTCGCTAGAACACTCCTTTCTTGCTTTAGACGGTGACGAATGTATTGGTGTAATACTTGGTGGTATTAAGGTATATGAAAGTATAAAAACAATGCGCTGCGGAACATTAGCTGTTCATCCAGAATTTCGAGGCATTGGTGTAAGTCAAAAGTTATTTGGGTTACATAAAGAAGAAGCGACACAAAATAAATGTAAGCAGCTTTTTCTTGAAGTTATTGTAGGAAACGATCGGGCGATTCATTTTTATAACAAATTAGGTTATGAAAAAGTATATGATCTTTCTTATTATAATTTAAATGATTTAACTAAAATAATGAATAAAGGTAATAAAAATATTGAAGTAAAACAATTAGAATTTCCAACATTTAAAGTTGAGATTCAGAAATGGTTAAACTTCCATATAAATTGGCAAAATGATATTAATTATATCGAAAAAACAAATCATACATTTTACGGTGCATATTTCGATAATGATCTAAAAGGTACTGTATGTATAAATGAACAAGGTAAAATTAGTTTTATTTTCATAGACAAAGACTATAGAAATATTGGTGTTGGGACGAAATTATTACAGGTAGCAAGTGAAGAATTAAAGTTATCAAGTTTATCAATTGGGTTTCCAAACAACAATTTACTGGAAGGGTTTTTAAAGAAATCTGGATTTGAAAAGAATTCTTTAGCACAATATGAAATGTATTTATTGCTATAA
- a CDS encoding class I SAM-dependent methyltransferase — protein sequence MHTYYGELCTKIYESDKSIAAGKELDFYLSFAKDKNIHVLEPMCGNGRMLIPFMQNGVNIEGFDISKDMLKVCKDKAEKLNLKPVVSQGRIEEYHSDKKYDLIMIPIGSFSLLPNNLVDNSLQNMKNNLKENGKLLLTIVQGGSETEQILDWIETNRKEINNELIVEYRKVSYDKAQKLLNIILKYEIIHDEKIKETEIMDFPIRLYDLKEFENILITNGFSQIVVHEIKDGYGEGNSFHVFECSL from the coding sequence TTGCATACGTATTATGGAGAACTTTGTACAAAGATATATGAAAGTGATAAATCAATTGCAGCCGGAAAAGAATTGGATTTTTATCTTTCTTTTGCAAAAGATAAAAATATACATGTGTTAGAACCAATGTGCGGAAATGGTAGAATGTTAATTCCCTTTATGCAAAATGGTGTGAATATAGAAGGGTTTGATATTTCGAAAGATATGCTTAAAGTTTGTAAAGATAAAGCAGAAAAATTAAACTTAAAACCGGTTGTGTCACAAGGAAGAATAGAAGAATATCATAGTGATAAAAAATATGATCTTATTATGATTCCTATCGGTTCATTTTCACTTTTACCAAATAATTTAGTAGACAATAGTCTTCAAAATATGAAAAACAACTTAAAGGAAAATGGCAAATTACTTCTGACAATTGTACAAGGTGGAAGTGAGACAGAACAAATTTTAGATTGGATAGAGACAAATAGAAAAGAAATTAACAATGAATTAATTGTTGAGTATAGAAAAGTTTCATATGATAAGGCGCAAAAACTTCTAAATATTATACTGAAATATGAAATCATTCATGATGAGAAAATAAAAGAAACTGAGATTATGGATTTTCCTATAAGACTATATGATTTAAAAGAATTTGAAAATATACTTATTACTAATGGTTTTAGTCAAATTGTTGTTCATGAAATAAAAGATGGATATGGTGAAGGTAATTCATTTCATGTATTTGAATGCAGTTTATAA